GTGGTATGATAGAGAGAGGCGTATAAAGGTCCAATCATGGTAGTGCCTAAAAAACAGAATACCACTATGGACATGGTGAGTAATACGAAAGAGGTGAAGGTGAAAGAGGAGGAAAGAGATAATTTGGTGAATGATAAGGTGAGGGGAAAGAAGATGGAAATGAaccaaaaaagagaggaggataataataaaaaggataaggagaagaaaaaggctCCGAAGCCGAAGGTGGCTAAGTACAAGAAAAATAAGGGGAAGAATAGGAGGGataaggagaaggagagaggggAGGAGTGTCAGAGAGAAATGGATGAGAGGATAAAGGAGCAAGAGCATAATGAAAGGGTGGAcgaggagaaggaaaagaaggataaagaagaggagcagaaaaaaaggaaggggaaggagagggaggaagagaaggcaaagaaggatatagaagaggagaagagaaaaacgaaggagaaggagaggaaggaggatTGGCCGAGAGAAATGGAGAAAGAGCAGAGGGAAAGAGTGGATAAAGAGAAGGCAAAGAAGGATAATGAAGAGGagcagaaaaaaaggaaggagaaAGAGTTGCACGAGGATAGGAAAAGGAAGGGGGAGCAGAATGAAAGGAataaaaaggagagagaggagtggCAAAGAGAAACCGAGAAGAAAGAACAGATGGAAATAGTGGACAAGGAGAAGGCAAAAAAGGataaagaagagaagaagcgaaAAAGGAGTGAGGAGGGACAGGAGAAAGAGGTGCACAATGATAGggaaaggaaggaggagatggaattagaggtggaggaggatgaACAGAATGAAAGGAATGGGAATGAGGAGCCAACCAAAAGCGTCTTTCCTAACTTCTTCAAGGTGGTCATGCCGGGGCATTGTACAGAACAAGTGGTACGTTCTTGATTCATAGAGATAAATAAAGAGACTAACCTATTTTGTGTTGTTTGATTAGATATATTGCCCTTTTTAAATGCTATACTTATGTTATGTTTGGTGTGCCAAATCTTGTTACGCGTGCTTGAGGATGAAGTTTGATTGTTGCTGTGCATATCAATAAGATGTGACGTACTATTATTTTCTGCATATGTCAAATAAAACATCTCACTACATAAAGGATTTTTGGATCTGTGGTggatttatattttttatttagtaGGGTCATGGAGTAACAATCAATATATAGGAGGATTGTACGTACTGGCACATTAGGGACATGTCGATAAAAATCAGATTTATTGGTTTGGGACGTACCAGCACATTAGGGACATTAAACTGTCCCTTTTGTAGGAACTAAAAGTTTACAAAGGAACTTGGATATTTATCCTTCATTGAACACATCTGTACCTAGATATATTAAGCAGATTTGCCACTAATGTGTTGAATCATACTAAAACTTATGTATGTTGCATATTTGCATGGCCTTTTAAAAACAGGCATCTTTCAGTACTCTACTAATTGTGAAATATATTACCAAGTTGTATCTTGCATGGCTGGTTCAAAACTGACATCTTAGAGTACTACACTAATTGTGAAGTATATTAATATGCATTTTGAATTATCCAAGTAAGGACTGCTATTTAGATGACAATGCAACTGTTGATTGATTCTCATATTACCTGAAGAAATAATATGAATAGTACCTTGGTTTGGAAAGGTAACATATACAGTGGGTGCCATATAGAACTGATTACCTTTATGTAACATCAAAAGAGGTTTAATGACCTAAGTGGGACCACAGTTTGGACTCCGGTGTGTCATACTCTTATTTATTAGCAATGTTAGGGATACCAGTAATCGGTAACAGCTCGTTCAGGTAGGGATTAGCGATCGATTAATCAGTTTAATCGGGCGACCATGATGGTATATAGCATATATAATTACATATTCAACAAGTAAAATGCAAAAGTAGGAAACAGTAGCCATCTAAAGACtagaacaaaaaaacagaagggGGGCAGCACCAGCCTCAGCAGCATCTATGGGTGTCAATTGGAACAGCAGTGAATGAGATGGGGAAGAAAATGAGAGGGAGAGCGGCCGAGCGGGGAGAGTTGCTCCCTGGAGCAGTCAGTCGAGGTGGCTGGGGCTGGCAGCGGAGGAGGCTGGGGCTCGGGCCGGCCTAGATCCGTCCGCTGGAGGTCAGCATCAGGGCGGCTGCGGGGTGAATCGAGTAGCGGTTCGAGGGCGCTGTGGAGGTGGAAAATGCGGGAGGCGCTGGGCTGGGCTCGGTCAAATTTGATGTTTTGGCCCGAAGGGCACGGCAGTTAATCGTGAAAAGGCACGATTATTCGGTTGTCAGGCTGATTAAACCGCTCTAGCGATTACCGCAGCCGATACGACGTAATTCAGACGGTGCCCTTCCGACTAACGATTAGACAGACTATTAATCGCCTAGTCGGCCGATTTTTTGAACATTGTTTATTAGTACATGATTTTGCAGCGCCGTACCTCTTAGATGGTTTCAAATTGTTCCCACAAACTCCCATCTAAATTGGCTTAATATGGCATGTTAGTTATATTCTTTGAACATAGCCATGCTCATTACCATTTTAACCTTGCTATCTAGGGACAGGTAGCTATATATTCTTGGACTATCACATTTCATGGCCTGCATGCAACGTATTTCTGTATATAGTTTTGGGTTCTGACTTGCTTAATAAGTCCAACCAATATAAGACTAATTTACTCGATTATGTTTTGCAGGAAATTCCATCATCACTCAATGGGTACCTTGAAAATGAATCTCCAGGAGTGGTATCTCTGAGAGGCCCAAGCGGGAATACATGGCTTGTAGAGCTGGCAGCGAACTCCAGGGGGCTACACCTTGCGCATGGATGGAAGGAGTTTTTCAATGATCATCGCATCCAGCTTGAATACTTCTTGGTATTCCTTTACGAAGGACAATCACAATTCTCAGTGCGGGTGTTTGATAAAAGTGGTTGTGAGGCACATGATGCATTCCTTGCTCGGCCATGCAATGACACGGTCACAAATGATGATGAAGGAGGCATGATTACCAATGTGGATGGCATGGACCCACAGGAAGAACACATAGGACACGTGGCTGCAGAAAATGATGGAGGGGACATGGGCACCAATGTAGGCGGCACAGATCAAATGGAAGAAGATGCATGCTCTCTTGCAGAAGAGGATAAAGAGGACATGGACACCAATGCAGGGGACACTAATCCACAAGAAGAAGACACGGGAGGTGAGGAACCAGAATGttcagaagaggaagaagatgaacggCATATGGGTAGCAATGACGCATCAGACACGTCGGAAAAAAATGACCAGGATGACAATGCCAACTCTGCACCTGACACTTCACAAGATGATGGTGTTTATCATGGACTTAACACTAGGAAGAAGAGGTTCAGAAAAATTGATGGTATCCTGGCAGAGGATGACCGTCATGCATCCAAGAAGCGCAAGGTCATGGGGAAAAGGTGTGTAGCTTCGCCTCATTCTTCAGCATCTAAGATAACAGCATCAGGTGCGACTATGAAAGGTGAGAAGGACACTTCCTATTTCAAAATAAGTATAGTTGAACCATATATACTCGAAACAATATG
This is a stretch of genomic DNA from Brachypodium distachyon strain Bd21 chromosome 1, Brachypodium_distachyon_v3.0, whole genome shotgun sequence. It encodes these proteins:
- the LOC100827560 gene encoding myb-like protein X isoform X2, which produces MVVPKKQNTTMDMVSNTKEVKVKEEERDNLVNDKVRGKKMEMNQKREEDNNKKDKEKKKAPKPKVAKYKKNKGKNRRDKEKERGEECQREMDERIKEQEHNERVDEEKEKKDKEEEQKKRKGKEREEEKAKKDIEEEKRKTKEKERKEDWPREMEKEQRERVDKEKAKKDNEEEQKKRKEKELHEDRKRKGEQNERNKKEREEWQRETEKKEQMEIVDKEKAKKDKEEKKRKRSEEGQEKEVHNDRERKEEMELEVEEDEQNERNGNEEPTKSVFPNFFKVVMPGHCTEQVEIPSSLNGYLENESPGVVSLRGPSGNTWLVELAANSRGLHLAHGWKEFFNDHRIQLEYFLVFLYEGQSQFSVRVFDKSGCEAHDAFLARPCNDTVTNDDEGGMITNVDGMDPQEEHIGHVAAENDGGDMGTNVGGTDQMEEDACSLAEEDKEDMDTNAGDTNPQEEDTGGEEPECSEEEEDERHMGSNDASDTSEKNDQDDNANSAPDTSQDDGVYHGLNTRKKRFRKIDGILAEDDRHASKKRKVMGKRCVASPHSSASKITASGATMKDTTNISKSIVPRPPRFHCTLFNKSNNVPQPGEVLTKVQRRPALISQRRPVTEEEKSDALERAMRFRSPRPFTHKALTYSEVYTTYFMVIPHEFVQKYLPKHSRKMTLWDPQAKPWEVSYVYWEWDSCSSGAAFSAGWGAFAAYNNLEKSDVCVFEILDDDDDEYSIKVHIHRVVLEITPCIDPLCEGN
- the LOC100827560 gene encoding myb-like protein X isoform X1, with the protein product MVVPKKQNTTMDMVSNTKEVKVKEEERDNLVNDKVRGKKMEMNQKREEDNNKKDKEKKKAPKPKVAKYKKNKGKNRRDKEKERGEECQREMDERIKEQEHNERVDEEKEKKDKEEEQKKRKGKEREEEKAKKDIEEEKRKTKEKERKEDWPREMEKEQRERVDKEKAKKDNEEEQKKRKEKELHEDRKRKGEQNERNKKEREEWQRETEKKEQMEIVDKEKAKKDKEEKKRKRSEEGQEKEVHNDRERKEEMELEVEEDEQNERNGNEEPTKSVFPNFFKVVMPGHCTEQVEIPSSLNGYLENESPGVVSLRGPSGNTWLVELAANSRGLHLAHGWKEFFNDHRIQLEYFLVFLYEGQSQFSVRVFDKSGCEAHDAFLARPCNDTVTNDDEGGMITNVDGMDPQEEHIGHVAAENDGGDMGTNVGGTDQMEEDACSLAEEDKEDMDTNAGDTNPQEEDTGGEEPECSEEEEDERHMGSNDASDTSEKNDQDDNANSAPDTSQDDGVYHGLNTRKKRFRKIDGILAEDDRHASKKRKVMGKRCVASPHSSASKITASGATMKVPDTTNISKSIVPRPPRFHCTLFNKSNNVPQPGEVLTKVQRRPALISQRRPVTEEEKSDALERAMRFRSPRPFTHKALTYSEVYTTYFMVIPHEFVQKYLPKHSRKMTLWDPQAKPWEVSYVYWEWDSCSSGAAFSAGWGAFAAYNNLEKSDVCVFEILDDDDDEYSIKVHIHRVVLEITPCIDPLCEGN